Proteins encoded within one genomic window of Streptomyces kaniharaensis:
- a CDS encoding SanA/YdcF family protein yields the protein MRFGSGIAGLIRRRAGQWGVRLRQRRTQRRIYQLAVLCCSVALAPMAWLWLSAGDRVGTVESAPAAPVAVVFGAGLDQGRPTPYLEHRLVAALDLYREGKVQAILVTGDNGRTEYSEPDAMFRYLTEHGVPEGRVVRDYAGFTTWDSCTRAHRVFGVDRAVLVSQDFHVRRALALCEAAGIRSYAVWVPELHDETWLYGGLREIPGAGKAAINAWLRPDPVFLGPKEEGIPKALAQAQASKR from the coding sequence GTGAGGTTCGGCTCCGGTATAGCGGGCCTGATACGGCGTCGGGCGGGGCAGTGGGGCGTCCGGCTGCGGCAGCGGCGGACGCAGCGCAGGATCTACCAACTGGCCGTCCTCTGCTGTTCGGTGGCGCTGGCGCCGATGGCCTGGCTGTGGCTGTCGGCGGGGGACCGGGTGGGCACGGTGGAGTCCGCTCCGGCCGCGCCGGTGGCGGTGGTCTTCGGCGCCGGGCTGGACCAGGGCAGGCCGACGCCGTACCTGGAGCACCGGCTGGTGGCGGCGCTGGACCTGTACCGGGAGGGGAAGGTCCAGGCGATCCTGGTGACCGGGGACAACGGGCGGACGGAGTACAGCGAGCCCGACGCGATGTTCCGCTACCTGACCGAGCACGGGGTGCCGGAGGGGCGGGTGGTCCGGGACTACGCGGGCTTCACCACCTGGGACTCCTGCACCCGGGCGCACCGCGTCTTCGGGGTGGACCGTGCGGTCCTGGTGAGCCAGGACTTCCACGTCCGGCGGGCGCTGGCGCTGTGCGAGGCGGCGGGCATCCGGTCGTACGCGGTGTGGGTGCCGGAGCTGCACGACGAGACGTGGCTGTACGGCGGCCTGCGGGAGATCCCGGGGGCGGGCAAGGCGGCGATCAACGCCTGGCTGCGGCCGGACCCGGTGTTCCTCGGGCCCAAGGAGGAGGGCATCCCCAAGGCGCTGGCGCAGGCCCAGGCGTCGAAGCGGTAG
- a CDS encoding DNA polymerase IV translates to MRSLPSILHLDMDAFFAAVEQAAKPSLRGKPVIVGGIGVRGVVSTASYEARKFGVHSAMPTAQARRLCPNAAFLAGRFEAYRQVSEIVMSLLRELSPLVQPLSLDEAFIDLEAGPYGPVLAEADHETGERLVLALAEDLRADIQRRTGLTGSVGAAGSKLMAKIASEQAKPDGLVLVEPGQERAVLGPMPVRALPGIGPATEQVLRRAGLNTVADLAAAGEVELVQLLGRAHGIGVHQMSIGLDDRPVVADQDAKSVSVEDTFEVDLADRERVLREVEVLAARCVRRLRAAGRSGRTVVLKVRRFDFSTLTRSETLRGPTDDETVITETARRLASQVDITGGVRLLGVGVSQLADYTQEDLFAQAVREEAAAEHEAEEGEAAGEEPEAPVLRRWLPGQDVRHTEYGPGWVQGSGVGRVTVRFEMPWSEPGRVRTFAVDDPALEPARPLPLREGEDWGGGDQGDPADPGDSADGDSADSAQEG, encoded by the coding sequence GTGCGATCACTGCCGAGCATCCTCCATCTCGACATGGACGCCTTCTTCGCGGCGGTGGAGCAGGCGGCCAAGCCGAGCCTGCGCGGCAAGCCGGTGATCGTCGGCGGGATCGGCGTGCGCGGGGTGGTCTCCACGGCCTCGTACGAGGCGCGGAAGTTCGGGGTGCACTCGGCGATGCCCACGGCGCAGGCGCGCCGGCTCTGCCCGAACGCGGCGTTCCTGGCCGGGCGGTTCGAGGCCTACCGGCAGGTCAGCGAGATCGTGATGAGCCTGCTGCGGGAGCTGTCGCCGCTCGTGCAGCCGCTCAGCCTGGACGAGGCCTTCATCGATCTGGAGGCCGGACCGTACGGCCCGGTGCTGGCCGAGGCCGACCACGAGACCGGCGAGCGGCTGGTGCTCGCGCTCGCGGAGGACCTGCGGGCCGACATCCAGCGGCGCACCGGGCTGACCGGGTCGGTCGGGGCGGCCGGGTCCAAGCTGATGGCGAAGATCGCCTCGGAGCAGGCCAAGCCGGACGGGCTGGTGCTGGTCGAACCCGGTCAGGAGCGGGCCGTCCTCGGCCCGATGCCGGTGCGGGCGCTGCCCGGGATCGGGCCGGCCACCGAGCAGGTGCTGCGGCGGGCCGGGCTGAACACGGTGGCCGACCTCGCCGCCGCGGGGGAGGTCGAGCTCGTCCAGCTGTTGGGGCGGGCGCACGGCATCGGGGTCCACCAGATGTCGATAGGACTGGACGACCGGCCCGTGGTGGCCGACCAGGACGCCAAGTCGGTGTCGGTGGAGGACACCTTCGAGGTGGACCTCGCCGACCGGGAACGCGTGCTGCGCGAGGTGGAAGTGCTGGCCGCCCGGTGCGTACGGCGGCTGCGGGCGGCCGGGCGCTCCGGGCGGACGGTGGTGCTCAAGGTCCGCCGCTTCGACTTCTCGACGCTGACCCGGTCGGAGACCCTGCGCGGGCCGACGGACGACGAGACGGTGATCACCGAGACCGCGCGCCGGCTGGCCTCCCAGGTGGACATCACCGGCGGGGTGCGGCTGCTCGGCGTCGGCGTCTCGCAGCTCGCCGACTACACGCAGGAGGACCTGTTCGCCCAGGCCGTCCGGGAGGAGGCCGCCGCCGAGCACGAGGCGGAGGAGGGCGAGGCGGCCGGGGAGGAGCCCGAGGCGCCGGTGTTGCGGCGCTGGCTGCCCGGGCAGGACGTCCGCCACACGGAGTACGGGCCGGGGTGGGTGCAGGGGAGCGGCGTCGGGCGGGTCACCGTCCGGTTCGAGATGCCGTGGAGCGAGCCGGGGCGGGTGCGGACCTTCGCGGTGGACGATCCGGCGCTGGAGCCGGCCCGGCCACTGCCGCTGCGTGAGGGCGAGGACTGGGGCGGCGGTGACCAGGGGGACCCCGCGGACCCCGGGGACTCTGCGGACGGGGACTCGGCGGACTCGGCCCAGGAGGGCTGA
- a CDS encoding MFS transporter, producing the protein MSEAPQPTTAAEKQSSARVLPALILAMLSFSVVQTAVVPILPSLAKELSVSASSITWLMTANLLSAAVLTPLLGRFGDLRGRKPMLLISLAGLVAGSALAVSTHSFTWLVVARVLQGAGGGVMPLAISIVRDELPKQKVTGGVAAISASMGVGSGLGLVATGLLLEHWNYKSIFWMGLIFGLLAVALVAVRVPTDPVTDKEGGADPLGALTLAGWLSALLVAVSQGNNWGWTSTRTLGLFAVAAVVALIWGVIEVKVAHPLVDMKMMARPAVAFTNLSGLLIGFGMYGSFMVISNFAQTPEKLAHYGFTATVLHAGIMLLPSAIGSMVAAPLGALLIARRGPRLPLVLGGVLGAVAMAYLALRHSHEGDIYTASAIFGLGIGLAFSAMPAYINGAVPVEQSGIANGMNSVLRTVGGAIGTAVMAAILTGDTMKLPIKIPVLLPTLDAYKHAFWTAAVVCIVAGAVPFLIRSIKPATVVTAGAEQNSSPELVKTDA; encoded by the coding sequence GTGAGTGAGGCACCACAGCCCACCACCGCGGCCGAGAAGCAGAGCAGCGCCCGGGTCCTGCCGGCCCTCATCCTGGCGATGCTGTCGTTCAGCGTGGTGCAGACCGCGGTCGTCCCGATCCTGCCCTCGCTGGCCAAGGAGCTGAGCGTCTCCGCGTCCAGCATCACCTGGCTGATGACCGCCAACCTGCTGTCCGCCGCCGTGCTGACTCCCCTGCTGGGCCGCTTCGGCGACCTCCGGGGCCGTAAGCCGATGCTGCTGATCTCGCTGGCCGGTCTGGTCGCCGGTTCGGCGCTGGCCGTCAGCACCCACTCCTTCACCTGGCTGGTCGTCGCCCGCGTCCTCCAGGGCGCCGGCGGTGGCGTGATGCCGCTGGCGATCAGCATCGTCCGCGACGAGCTGCCCAAGCAGAAGGTGACCGGCGGCGTCGCCGCCATCAGTGCCTCGATGGGCGTCGGCTCCGGCCTCGGTCTGGTCGCCACCGGTCTCCTGCTGGAGCACTGGAACTACAAGTCGATCTTCTGGATGGGCCTGATCTTCGGCCTGCTCGCGGTCGCCCTGGTCGCCGTCCGCGTGCCCACCGACCCGGTCACCGACAAGGAGGGCGGCGCCGACCCGCTCGGCGCGCTCACCCTCGCCGGCTGGCTCTCCGCCCTGCTGGTGGCGGTCAGCCAGGGCAACAACTGGGGCTGGACCTCCACCAGGACCCTCGGCCTGTTCGCCGTCGCCGCCGTGGTCGCCCTGATCTGGGGCGTCATCGAGGTCAAGGTCGCGCACCCGCTGGTGGACATGAAGATGATGGCCCGCCCGGCCGTCGCCTTCACCAACCTGTCCGGCCTGCTGATCGGCTTCGGCATGTACGGCTCCTTCATGGTGATCAGTAACTTCGCCCAGACGCCCGAGAAGCTCGCCCACTACGGCTTCACCGCCACCGTGCTGCACGCCGGCATCATGCTGCTGCCGTCCGCGATCGGCTCGATGGTGGCCGCTCCGCTCGGCGCCCTGCTGATCGCCCGCCGCGGCCCCCGTCTGCCGCTGGTCCTCGGCGGTGTCCTCGGCGCCGTCGCCATGGCCTACCTGGCCCTGCGCCACAGCCACGAGGGCGACATCTACACCGCCTCCGCGATCTTCGGCCTCGGCATCGGCCTCGCCTTCTCCGCGATGCCGGCCTACATCAACGGCGCCGTCCCGGTCGAGCAGAGCGGCATCGCCAATGGCATGAACTCCGTGCTCCGCACCGTCGGTGGCGCGATCGGCACCGCCGTCATGGCCGCCATCCTGACCGGCGACACCATGAAGCTCCCGATCAAGATCCCGGTGCTGCTGCCCACCCTGGACGCGTACAAGCACGCGTTCTGGACCGCGGCCGTCGTCTGCATCGTCGCCGGCGCCGTGCCGTTCCTGATCCGCAGCATCAAGCCGGCCACCGTCGTCACCGCCGGTGCCGAGCAGAACTCCAGCCCTGAGCTGGTCAAGACCGACGCCTGA
- a CDS encoding YsnF/AvaK domain-containing protein, with product MRTPNTSAPAAAAAATTPPAAAPTVEPKPQAAAPTTTTLPDAAPSVEPKPRAAAAPAAGPGSSAPSGPVEITCREERLDITTEWRVLGTAKLRKYVTSEQVERRVPVVRERARVERMPVTEAERAALTEKDVAEAVEEVTLREERPVVRKYLAPVERVRLVVERYTTEEVIRDELRREHVEVHDNTPPAPSSAHDTSRPASVKPLP from the coding sequence GTGCGAACCCCTAACACCTCCGCGCCGGCCGCCGCCGCGGCGGCGACCACACCTCCCGCCGCTGCTCCCACCGTCGAGCCGAAGCCCCAGGCCGCCGCCCCGACGACGACCACGCTCCCCGACGCCGCCCCCTCCGTCGAGCCGAAGCCCCGGGCTGCCGCCGCGCCCGCCGCCGGCCCCGGCTCCTCGGCCCCGAGCGGCCCGGTCGAGATCACCTGCCGCGAGGAGCGGCTGGACATCACCACCGAATGGCGCGTCCTGGGCACCGCGAAGCTGCGCAAGTACGTGACGAGCGAGCAGGTCGAGCGCCGCGTCCCGGTGGTCCGCGAACGCGCCCGGGTGGAGCGGATGCCGGTCACCGAGGCGGAGCGGGCCGCGCTCACCGAGAAGGACGTCGCCGAGGCGGTGGAGGAGGTCACCCTGCGCGAGGAGCGCCCGGTGGTCCGCAAGTACCTCGCCCCGGTCGAGCGCGTCCGCCTGGTCGTCGAGCGCTACACCACCGAGGAGGTGATCCGGGACGAACTCCGCCGCGAACACGTCGAGGTCCACGACAACACCCCGCCCGCGCCGTCCTCGGCCCACGACACCTCCCGTCCCGCCTCCGTGAAGCCGCTCCCCTGA